One genomic region from Labeo rohita strain BAU-BD-2019 chromosome 7, IGBB_LRoh.1.0, whole genome shotgun sequence encodes:
- the LOC127168855 gene encoding E3 SUMO-protein ligase ZBED1 isoform X2 — MMVKDMQPYNIVNDEGFREFVYALDPRYQLPSRSTLIRNLEEQYDTTKTSLKKKMEEADHISVTTDMWTSINTEAYLAVTAHFIIDDSLMSCLLDVHRFPQRHTADEIAAALHEIFRDFNIENKVGCVVTDNAANMVAAVKKLVLRHMPCFAHTLNLIVKDGLSAVAELTETREKVKRIVGHFKSSCVSMEKLSKYQREMKLPEYKLVQEVETRWNSTYLMLERFLAVKVPLSAALSTIDAGLPVLFSSDWDAIESAVRVTEEISAELNVTASKCIPMVRNLQKVTTSMMQQQEKGNIGYRLAEALNGTLQRRCSAYETSRLLSKATILDPRFKTLGFISPQKADEAVKSLSSEGAMFVLEGQAQASTPLASSTANELWHDFDTQVSSQNPRQDFLTELKLYLAEPNIVRTECPIQYWSAKEAKFHLLRELARKYLSVPATSVPSERVFSKAGELISKKRSRLHPKQVQMTLFLNSNMP, encoded by the exons ATGATGGTGAAAGACATGCAGCCTTACAACATTGTCAATGATGAGGGGTTTAGAGAGTTTGTTTATGCTTTAGATCCAAGGTATCAACTCCCATCAAGATCAACACTAATTAGAAACCTCGAAGAACAGTATGATACCACcaagacttctttgaaaaagaaaatggag GAAGCTGATCACATATCTGTCACCACAGATATGTGGACATCTATAAACACAGAAGCATACTTGGCGGTCACAGCACACTTTATTATCGATGACAGCCTCATGTCATGTTTATTGGACGTACACag GTTCCCACAGAGGCACACTGCCGATGAAATAGCAGCAGCTCTTCATGAGATTTTTAGGGATTTTAACATTGAAAACAAAGTTGGGTGCGTTGTGACGGACAATGCTGCCAACATGGTAGCCGCTgtaaaaaaacttgttttaaggCACATGCCTTGTTTCGCACACACCTTAAATCTTATAGTGAAGGATGGCCTGTCTGCAGTTGCTGAGCTAACCGAAACCAGAGAGAAGGTGAAGAGAATTGTTGGACATTTTAAGAGCAGCTGTGTCTCTATGGAGAAACTTTCAAAATATCAGCGGGAAATGAAGCTTCCAGAGTACAAACTTGTACAAGAAGTTGAAACCAGGTGGAACTCCACATACTTGATGCTCGAACGCTTCCTAGCCGTTAAAGTCCCACTGTCTGCTGCCTTATCAACAATAGATGCTGGACTGCCAGTCCTCTTCAGCTCTGACTGGGATGCGATTGAAAGTGCTGTGAGG GTAACAGAGGAGATCTCTGCAGAGCTCAATGTAACAGCATCCAAATGCATTCCTATGGTTCGAAACCTACAGAAGGTCACCACAAGTATGATGCAGCAACAAGAAAAAGGTAACATTGGATATCGTCTTGCAGAAGCTCTGAATGGTACCCTTCAGCGTAGATGCAGTGCCTATGAGACTTCACG TCTTCTGTCAAAAGCAACCATCCTCGATCCGCGCTTCAAAACACTCGGATTCATAAGTCCACAGAAGGCTGATGAGGCTGTGAAGAGCCTCTCATCTGAAGGTGCAATGTTTGTTTTAGAAGGACAGGCACAAGCATCTACACCTTTAGCTTCTTCAACAGCAAATGAACTTTGGCATGATTTTGACACTCAG gTTTCATCACAAAATCCTAGACAAGATTTTTTAACTGAACTCAAACTGTACCTGGCAGAGCCCAACATTGTTCGAACAGAATGTCCTATCCAGTACTGGAGTGCGAAAGAAGCAAAGTTTCATTTGCTTCGTGAACTTGCAAGAAAATACCTCAGTGTGCCAGCTACCTCAGTACCAAGTGAACGGGTATTTTCAAAAGCTGGAGAACTAATCTCAAAAAAACGGTCAAGGCTTCACCCGAAACAAGTTCAGATGACACTCTTTCTGAATAGCAATATGCCGTAG
- the LOC127168855 gene encoding E3 SUMO-protein ligase ZBED1 isoform X1 — protein sequence MMVKDMQPYNIVNDEGFREFVYALDPRYQLPSRSTLIRNLEEQYDTTKTSLKKKMEEADHISVTTDMWTSINTEAYLAVTAHFIIDDSLMSCLLDVHRFPQRHTADEIAAALHEIFRDFNIENKVGCVVTDNAANMVAAVKKLVLRHMPCFAHTLNLIVKDGLSAVAELTETREKVKRIVGHFKSSCVSMEKLSKYQREMKLPEYKLVQEVETRWNSTYLMLERFLAVKVPLSAALSTIDAGLPVLFSSDWDAIESAVRILHPFFQVTEEISAELNVTASKCIPMVRNLQKVTTSMMQQQEKGNIGYRLAEALNGTLQRRCSAYETSRLLSKATILDPRFKTLGFISPQKADEAVKSLSSEGAMFVLEGQAQASTPLASSTANELWHDFDTQVSSQNPRQDFLTELKLYLAEPNIVRTECPIQYWSAKEAKFHLLRELARKYLSVPATSVPSERVFSKAGELISKKRSRLHPKQVQMTLFLNSNMP from the exons ATGATGGTGAAAGACATGCAGCCTTACAACATTGTCAATGATGAGGGGTTTAGAGAGTTTGTTTATGCTTTAGATCCAAGGTATCAACTCCCATCAAGATCAACACTAATTAGAAACCTCGAAGAACAGTATGATACCACcaagacttctttgaaaaagaaaatggag GAAGCTGATCACATATCTGTCACCACAGATATGTGGACATCTATAAACACAGAAGCATACTTGGCGGTCACAGCACACTTTATTATCGATGACAGCCTCATGTCATGTTTATTGGACGTACACag GTTCCCACAGAGGCACACTGCCGATGAAATAGCAGCAGCTCTTCATGAGATTTTTAGGGATTTTAACATTGAAAACAAAGTTGGGTGCGTTGTGACGGACAATGCTGCCAACATGGTAGCCGCTgtaaaaaaacttgttttaaggCACATGCCTTGTTTCGCACACACCTTAAATCTTATAGTGAAGGATGGCCTGTCTGCAGTTGCTGAGCTAACCGAAACCAGAGAGAAGGTGAAGAGAATTGTTGGACATTTTAAGAGCAGCTGTGTCTCTATGGAGAAACTTTCAAAATATCAGCGGGAAATGAAGCTTCCAGAGTACAAACTTGTACAAGAAGTTGAAACCAGGTGGAACTCCACATACTTGATGCTCGAACGCTTCCTAGCCGTTAAAGTCCCACTGTCTGCTGCCTTATCAACAATAGATGCTGGACTGCCAGTCCTCTTCAGCTCTGACTGGGATGCGATTGAAAGTGCTGTGAGG ATTCTCCATCCATTCTTTCAGGTAACAGAGGAGATCTCTGCAGAGCTCAATGTAACAGCATCCAAATGCATTCCTATGGTTCGAAACCTACAGAAGGTCACCACAAGTATGATGCAGCAACAAGAAAAAGGTAACATTGGATATCGTCTTGCAGAAGCTCTGAATGGTACCCTTCAGCGTAGATGCAGTGCCTATGAGACTTCACG TCTTCTGTCAAAAGCAACCATCCTCGATCCGCGCTTCAAAACACTCGGATTCATAAGTCCACAGAAGGCTGATGAGGCTGTGAAGAGCCTCTCATCTGAAGGTGCAATGTTTGTTTTAGAAGGACAGGCACAAGCATCTACACCTTTAGCTTCTTCAACAGCAAATGAACTTTGGCATGATTTTGACACTCAG gTTTCATCACAAAATCCTAGACAAGATTTTTTAACTGAACTCAAACTGTACCTGGCAGAGCCCAACATTGTTCGAACAGAATGTCCTATCCAGTACTGGAGTGCGAAAGAAGCAAAGTTTCATTTGCTTCGTGAACTTGCAAGAAAATACCTCAGTGTGCCAGCTACCTCAGTACCAAGTGAACGGGTATTTTCAAAAGCTGGAGAACTAATCTCAAAAAAACGGTCAAGGCTTCACCCGAAACAAGTTCAGATGACACTCTTTCTGAATAGCAATATGCCGTAG
- the LOC127168855 gene encoding E3 SUMO-protein ligase ZBED1 isoform X3, which produces MMVKDMQPYNIVNDEGFREFVYALDPRYQLPSRSTLIRNLEEQYDTTKTSLKKKMEEADHISVTTDMWTSINTEAYLAVTAHFIIDDSLMSCLLDVHRFPQRHTADEIAAALHEIFRDFNIENKVGCVVTDNAANMVAAVKKLVLRHMPCFAHTLNLIVKDGLSAVAELTETREKVKRIVGHFKSSCVSMEKLSKYQREMKLPEYKLVQEVETRWNSTYLMLERFLAVKVPLSAALSTIDAGLPVLFSSDWDAIESAVRILHPFFQVTEEISAELNVTASKCIPMVRNLQKVTTSMMQQQEKGNIGYRLAEALNGTLQRRCSAYETSRLLSKATILDPRFKTLGFISPQKADEAVKSLSSEGAMFVLEGQAQASTPLASSTANELWHDFDTQNVLSSTGVRKKQSFICFVNLQENTSVCQLPQYQVNGYFQKLEN; this is translated from the exons ATGATGGTGAAAGACATGCAGCCTTACAACATTGTCAATGATGAGGGGTTTAGAGAGTTTGTTTATGCTTTAGATCCAAGGTATCAACTCCCATCAAGATCAACACTAATTAGAAACCTCGAAGAACAGTATGATACCACcaagacttctttgaaaaagaaaatggag GAAGCTGATCACATATCTGTCACCACAGATATGTGGACATCTATAAACACAGAAGCATACTTGGCGGTCACAGCACACTTTATTATCGATGACAGCCTCATGTCATGTTTATTGGACGTACACag GTTCCCACAGAGGCACACTGCCGATGAAATAGCAGCAGCTCTTCATGAGATTTTTAGGGATTTTAACATTGAAAACAAAGTTGGGTGCGTTGTGACGGACAATGCTGCCAACATGGTAGCCGCTgtaaaaaaacttgttttaaggCACATGCCTTGTTTCGCACACACCTTAAATCTTATAGTGAAGGATGGCCTGTCTGCAGTTGCTGAGCTAACCGAAACCAGAGAGAAGGTGAAGAGAATTGTTGGACATTTTAAGAGCAGCTGTGTCTCTATGGAGAAACTTTCAAAATATCAGCGGGAAATGAAGCTTCCAGAGTACAAACTTGTACAAGAAGTTGAAACCAGGTGGAACTCCACATACTTGATGCTCGAACGCTTCCTAGCCGTTAAAGTCCCACTGTCTGCTGCCTTATCAACAATAGATGCTGGACTGCCAGTCCTCTTCAGCTCTGACTGGGATGCGATTGAAAGTGCTGTGAGG ATTCTCCATCCATTCTTTCAGGTAACAGAGGAGATCTCTGCAGAGCTCAATGTAACAGCATCCAAATGCATTCCTATGGTTCGAAACCTACAGAAGGTCACCACAAGTATGATGCAGCAACAAGAAAAAGGTAACATTGGATATCGTCTTGCAGAAGCTCTGAATGGTACCCTTCAGCGTAGATGCAGTGCCTATGAGACTTCACG TCTTCTGTCAAAAGCAACCATCCTCGATCCGCGCTTCAAAACACTCGGATTCATAAGTCCACAGAAGGCTGATGAGGCTGTGAAGAGCCTCTCATCTGAAGGTGCAATGTTTGTTTTAGAAGGACAGGCACAAGCATCTACACCTTTAGCTTCTTCAACAGCAAATGAACTTTGGCATGATTTTGACACTCAG AATGTCCTATCCAGTACTGGAGTGCGAAAGAAGCAAAGTTTCATTTGCTTCGTGAACTTGCAAGAAAATACCTCAGTGTGCCAGCTACCTCAGTACCAAGTGAACGGGTATTTTCAAAAGCTGGAGAACTAA